A DNA window from Jaculus jaculus isolate mJacJac1 chromosome 1, mJacJac1.mat.Y.cur, whole genome shotgun sequence contains the following coding sequences:
- the LOC101601029 gene encoding 60S ribosomal protein L30-like, giving the protein MVAAKKTKKSLESIINSRLQLVMKSGKYEVRTGYKQTLKMIRQGKAKLVMLANNCPALRKSEIEHYAMWAKTGAHHYSGNNIELGTACGKYYRVCTLPIVEPGDSDIIRSMPEQTGEK; this is encoded by the coding sequence atggtgGCCGCAAAGAAGACGAAAAAGTCCCTGGAGTCCATCATCAACTCGAGGCTCCAGCTCGTTATGAAGAGTGGAAAGTACGAAGTACGCACTGGGTACAAGCAGACGCTGAAGATGATCAGACAGGGCAAAGCGAAATTGGTCATGCTCGCCAACAACTGCCCGGCGTTGAGGAAATCTGAGATAGAACACTATGCCATGTGGGCCAAAACTGGTGCCCATCACTATAGTGGCAATAATATTGAATTGGGCACAGCATGTGGGAAATACTACAGAGTATGCACACTGCCTATCGTTGAGCCAGGTGATTCTGACATTATTAGAAGCATGCCAGAGCAGACTGGTGAAAAGTAA